The Doryrhamphus excisus isolate RoL2022-K1 chromosome 18, RoL_Dexc_1.0, whole genome shotgun sequence genome contains a region encoding:
- the tfap2c gene encoding transcription factor AP-2 gamma isoform X3, protein MRSEQSPGDDEHMRLSWFHSLVETGALQMSVLDRIDWRERHDGSSNGNPRLPHLPAVSQHLYSPSPSLSHSASSDFQPPYFPPPYQPISYPQSGDPYSHLADPFSINSIHQSSPVSNQQQQPPWPGRQSQEGLAAHGRSGLASQILGLEGGGSSGVRREAFRRPELLAPHAHGIESSVIGENMGMHDMGHGMEDVQHVDDHSIIMADQTVIKKGPVTLPKGNALGLPFQKESLLGMVSNPTEVFCSVPGRLSLLSSTSKYKVTVAEVQRRLSPPECLNASLLGGVLRRAKSKNGGRSLREKLDKIGLNLPAGRRKAANVTLLTSLVEGEAVHLARDFGYVCETEFPAKAIAEYLGRPHVERNEVNSRKNMLLAAKQICKEFTDLLTQDRSPLGNSRPAPILEPGIQGCLTHFSLISHGFGSPAICAAMTSLQNYLNEALKQVDKMYLSAGGDTAGDGGSKAADKLDKHRK, encoded by the exons GAGAGACACGACGGCAGCAGCAATGGCAACCCGCGGTTGCCTCACCTGCCAGCTGTCAGCCAACACCTCTACAGCCCGTCTCCCTCCCTCTCACACTCGGCGAGCTCGGACTTCCAACCGCCGTACTTTCCTCCCCCATACCAGCCCATCTCCTACCCGCAGTCCGGTGACCCTTACTCCCACCTGGCCGACCCGTTCAGCATCAACTCCATCCACCAGTCCTCGCCGGTGTccaaccagcagcagcagccgccgtGGCCCGGTCGCCAAAGCCAGGAGGGCCTGGCGGCGCACGGCAGGAGCGGCCTGGCAAGCCAGATCCTCGGCCTGGAGGGAGGCGGTTCCTCCGGGGTGAGAAGGGAAGCCTTCCGCCGGCCGGAGCTTCTTGCACCGCATGCACACGGCATTGAGTCGTCGGTgatcggggagaacatgggcATGCATGACATGGGCCATGGGATGGAGGACGTGCAG CACGTAGATGACCACAGTATTATCATGGCAGATCAGACCGTTATCAAAAAAG GGCCTGTGACTCTTCCCAAAGGCAACGCACTGGGCCTCCCCTTCCAGAAGGAGTCCTTGCTGGGAATGGTTTCAAACCCCACCGAGGTGTTCTGCTCTGTCCCGGGTCGCCTCTCGCTGCTGAGCTCCACCTCCAAGTACAAAGTAACGGTTGCCGAGGTCCAGAGGCGACTTTCGCCACCGGAGTGCCTGAACGCATCACTGCTGGGCGGAGTTTTACGCAG AGCTAAATCGAAAAATGGCGGACGCTCGCTAAGAGAAAAACTGGACAAAATCGGGCTCAACTTGCCTGCTGGAAGACGGAAGGCGGCCAACGTCACTCTACTTACCTCACTGGTGGAAG GTGAAGCGGTTCACTTAGCCAGAGACTTCGGTTACGTCTGCGAGACGGAGTTTCCTGCCAAGGCGATTGCAGAGTACCTGGGCAGGCCTCACGTGGAACGCAATGAGGTTAATTCGCGCAAGAACATGCTCCTCGCTGCCAA GCAAATTTGCAAGGAGTTCACCGACCTGCTGACCCAGGACCGCTCACCGCTGGGCAACTCGCGACCGGCGCCCATCCTGGAGCCGGGTATCCAGGGATGCTTGACTCACTTCAGCCTCATCAGCCACGGATTCGGTTCACCGGCCATCTGCGCCGCAATGACGTCGCTGCAGAACTACCTGAACGAGGCCCTCAAACAGGTGGATAAGATGTACCTGAGCGCTGGCGGCGACACGGCGGGAGATGGCGGGAGCAAAGCGGCCGATAAACTGGACAAGCACCGGAAATGA
- the tfap2c gene encoding transcription factor AP-2 gamma isoform X1 — protein MRSEQSPGDDEHMRLSWFHSLVETGALQMSVLDRIDWRERHDGSSNGNPRLPHLPAVSQHLYSPSPSLSHSASSDFQPPYFPPPYQPISYPQSGDPYSHLADPFSINSIHQSSPVSNQQQQPPWPGRQSQEGLAAHGRSGLASQILGLEGGGSSGVRREAFRRPELLAPHAHGIESSVIGENMGMHDMGHGMEDVQHVDDHSIIMADQTVIKKVLGLRGGRSLDRVQRTCYQGGILAGPVTLPKGNALGLPFQKESLLGMVSNPTEVFCSVPGRLSLLSSTSKYKVTVAEVQRRLSPPECLNASLLGGVLRRAKSKNGGRSLREKLDKIGLNLPAGRRKAANVTLLTSLVEGEAVHLARDFGYVCETEFPAKAIAEYLGRPHVERNEVNSRKNMLLAAKQICKEFTDLLTQDRSPLGNSRPAPILEPGIQGCLTHFSLISHGFGSPAICAAMTSLQNYLNEALKQVDKMYLSAGGDTAGDGGSKAADKLDKHRK, from the exons GAGAGACACGACGGCAGCAGCAATGGCAACCCGCGGTTGCCTCACCTGCCAGCTGTCAGCCAACACCTCTACAGCCCGTCTCCCTCCCTCTCACACTCGGCGAGCTCGGACTTCCAACCGCCGTACTTTCCTCCCCCATACCAGCCCATCTCCTACCCGCAGTCCGGTGACCCTTACTCCCACCTGGCCGACCCGTTCAGCATCAACTCCATCCACCAGTCCTCGCCGGTGTccaaccagcagcagcagccgccgtGGCCCGGTCGCCAAAGCCAGGAGGGCCTGGCGGCGCACGGCAGGAGCGGCCTGGCAAGCCAGATCCTCGGCCTGGAGGGAGGCGGTTCCTCCGGGGTGAGAAGGGAAGCCTTCCGCCGGCCGGAGCTTCTTGCACCGCATGCACACGGCATTGAGTCGTCGGTgatcggggagaacatgggcATGCATGACATGGGCCATGGGATGGAGGACGTGCAG CACGTAGATGACCACAGTATTATCATGGCAGATCAGACCGTTATCAAAAAAG TATTAGGACTGCGAGGGGGCAGGAGCCTTGATCGCGTACAGAGGACTTGTTATCAGGGGGGCATCCTTGCGG GGCCTGTGACTCTTCCCAAAGGCAACGCACTGGGCCTCCCCTTCCAGAAGGAGTCCTTGCTGGGAATGGTTTCAAACCCCACCGAGGTGTTCTGCTCTGTCCCGGGTCGCCTCTCGCTGCTGAGCTCCACCTCCAAGTACAAAGTAACGGTTGCCGAGGTCCAGAGGCGACTTTCGCCACCGGAGTGCCTGAACGCATCACTGCTGGGCGGAGTTTTACGCAG AGCTAAATCGAAAAATGGCGGACGCTCGCTAAGAGAAAAACTGGACAAAATCGGGCTCAACTTGCCTGCTGGAAGACGGAAGGCGGCCAACGTCACTCTACTTACCTCACTGGTGGAAG GTGAAGCGGTTCACTTAGCCAGAGACTTCGGTTACGTCTGCGAGACGGAGTTTCCTGCCAAGGCGATTGCAGAGTACCTGGGCAGGCCTCACGTGGAACGCAATGAGGTTAATTCGCGCAAGAACATGCTCCTCGCTGCCAA GCAAATTTGCAAGGAGTTCACCGACCTGCTGACCCAGGACCGCTCACCGCTGGGCAACTCGCGACCGGCGCCCATCCTGGAGCCGGGTATCCAGGGATGCTTGACTCACTTCAGCCTCATCAGCCACGGATTCGGTTCACCGGCCATCTGCGCCGCAATGACGTCGCTGCAGAACTACCTGAACGAGGCCCTCAAACAGGTGGATAAGATGTACCTGAGCGCTGGCGGCGACACGGCGGGAGATGGCGGGAGCAAAGCGGCCGATAAACTGGACAAGCACCGGAAATGA
- the tfap2c gene encoding transcription factor AP-2 gamma isoform X4 — translation MLWKLADNVKYEDDCEERHDGSSNGNPRLPHLPAVSQHLYSPSPSLSHSASSDFQPPYFPPPYQPISYPQSGDPYSHLADPFSINSIHQSSPVSNQQQQPPWPGRQSQEGLAAHGRSGLASQILGLEGGGSSGVRREAFRRPELLAPHAHGIESSVIGENMGMHDMGHGMEDVQHVDDHSIIMADQTVIKKGPVTLPKGNALGLPFQKESLLGMVSNPTEVFCSVPGRLSLLSSTSKYKVTVAEVQRRLSPPECLNASLLGGVLRRAKSKNGGRSLREKLDKIGLNLPAGRRKAANVTLLTSLVEGEAVHLARDFGYVCETEFPAKAIAEYLGRPHVERNEVNSRKNMLLAAKQICKEFTDLLTQDRSPLGNSRPAPILEPGIQGCLTHFSLISHGFGSPAICAAMTSLQNYLNEALKQVDKMYLSAGGDTAGDGGSKAADKLDKHRK, via the exons GAGAGACACGACGGCAGCAGCAATGGCAACCCGCGGTTGCCTCACCTGCCAGCTGTCAGCCAACACCTCTACAGCCCGTCTCCCTCCCTCTCACACTCGGCGAGCTCGGACTTCCAACCGCCGTACTTTCCTCCCCCATACCAGCCCATCTCCTACCCGCAGTCCGGTGACCCTTACTCCCACCTGGCCGACCCGTTCAGCATCAACTCCATCCACCAGTCCTCGCCGGTGTccaaccagcagcagcagccgccgtGGCCCGGTCGCCAAAGCCAGGAGGGCCTGGCGGCGCACGGCAGGAGCGGCCTGGCAAGCCAGATCCTCGGCCTGGAGGGAGGCGGTTCCTCCGGGGTGAGAAGGGAAGCCTTCCGCCGGCCGGAGCTTCTTGCACCGCATGCACACGGCATTGAGTCGTCGGTgatcggggagaacatgggcATGCATGACATGGGCCATGGGATGGAGGACGTGCAG CACGTAGATGACCACAGTATTATCATGGCAGATCAGACCGTTATCAAAAAAG GGCCTGTGACTCTTCCCAAAGGCAACGCACTGGGCCTCCCCTTCCAGAAGGAGTCCTTGCTGGGAATGGTTTCAAACCCCACCGAGGTGTTCTGCTCTGTCCCGGGTCGCCTCTCGCTGCTGAGCTCCACCTCCAAGTACAAAGTAACGGTTGCCGAGGTCCAGAGGCGACTTTCGCCACCGGAGTGCCTGAACGCATCACTGCTGGGCGGAGTTTTACGCAG AGCTAAATCGAAAAATGGCGGACGCTCGCTAAGAGAAAAACTGGACAAAATCGGGCTCAACTTGCCTGCTGGAAGACGGAAGGCGGCCAACGTCACTCTACTTACCTCACTGGTGGAAG GTGAAGCGGTTCACTTAGCCAGAGACTTCGGTTACGTCTGCGAGACGGAGTTTCCTGCCAAGGCGATTGCAGAGTACCTGGGCAGGCCTCACGTGGAACGCAATGAGGTTAATTCGCGCAAGAACATGCTCCTCGCTGCCAA GCAAATTTGCAAGGAGTTCACCGACCTGCTGACCCAGGACCGCTCACCGCTGGGCAACTCGCGACCGGCGCCCATCCTGGAGCCGGGTATCCAGGGATGCTTGACTCACTTCAGCCTCATCAGCCACGGATTCGGTTCACCGGCCATCTGCGCCGCAATGACGTCGCTGCAGAACTACCTGAACGAGGCCCTCAAACAGGTGGATAAGATGTACCTGAGCGCTGGCGGCGACACGGCGGGAGATGGCGGGAGCAAAGCGGCCGATAAACTGGACAAGCACCGGAAATGA
- the tfap2c gene encoding transcription factor AP-2 gamma isoform X2, whose amino-acid sequence MLWKLADNVKYEDDCEERHDGSSNGNPRLPHLPAVSQHLYSPSPSLSHSASSDFQPPYFPPPYQPISYPQSGDPYSHLADPFSINSIHQSSPVSNQQQQPPWPGRQSQEGLAAHGRSGLASQILGLEGGGSSGVRREAFRRPELLAPHAHGIESSVIGENMGMHDMGHGMEDVQHVDDHSIIMADQTVIKKVLGLRGGRSLDRVQRTCYQGGILAGPVTLPKGNALGLPFQKESLLGMVSNPTEVFCSVPGRLSLLSSTSKYKVTVAEVQRRLSPPECLNASLLGGVLRRAKSKNGGRSLREKLDKIGLNLPAGRRKAANVTLLTSLVEGEAVHLARDFGYVCETEFPAKAIAEYLGRPHVERNEVNSRKNMLLAAKQICKEFTDLLTQDRSPLGNSRPAPILEPGIQGCLTHFSLISHGFGSPAICAAMTSLQNYLNEALKQVDKMYLSAGGDTAGDGGSKAADKLDKHRK is encoded by the exons GAGAGACACGACGGCAGCAGCAATGGCAACCCGCGGTTGCCTCACCTGCCAGCTGTCAGCCAACACCTCTACAGCCCGTCTCCCTCCCTCTCACACTCGGCGAGCTCGGACTTCCAACCGCCGTACTTTCCTCCCCCATACCAGCCCATCTCCTACCCGCAGTCCGGTGACCCTTACTCCCACCTGGCCGACCCGTTCAGCATCAACTCCATCCACCAGTCCTCGCCGGTGTccaaccagcagcagcagccgccgtGGCCCGGTCGCCAAAGCCAGGAGGGCCTGGCGGCGCACGGCAGGAGCGGCCTGGCAAGCCAGATCCTCGGCCTGGAGGGAGGCGGTTCCTCCGGGGTGAGAAGGGAAGCCTTCCGCCGGCCGGAGCTTCTTGCACCGCATGCACACGGCATTGAGTCGTCGGTgatcggggagaacatgggcATGCATGACATGGGCCATGGGATGGAGGACGTGCAG CACGTAGATGACCACAGTATTATCATGGCAGATCAGACCGTTATCAAAAAAG TATTAGGACTGCGAGGGGGCAGGAGCCTTGATCGCGTACAGAGGACTTGTTATCAGGGGGGCATCCTTGCGG GGCCTGTGACTCTTCCCAAAGGCAACGCACTGGGCCTCCCCTTCCAGAAGGAGTCCTTGCTGGGAATGGTTTCAAACCCCACCGAGGTGTTCTGCTCTGTCCCGGGTCGCCTCTCGCTGCTGAGCTCCACCTCCAAGTACAAAGTAACGGTTGCCGAGGTCCAGAGGCGACTTTCGCCACCGGAGTGCCTGAACGCATCACTGCTGGGCGGAGTTTTACGCAG AGCTAAATCGAAAAATGGCGGACGCTCGCTAAGAGAAAAACTGGACAAAATCGGGCTCAACTTGCCTGCTGGAAGACGGAAGGCGGCCAACGTCACTCTACTTACCTCACTGGTGGAAG GTGAAGCGGTTCACTTAGCCAGAGACTTCGGTTACGTCTGCGAGACGGAGTTTCCTGCCAAGGCGATTGCAGAGTACCTGGGCAGGCCTCACGTGGAACGCAATGAGGTTAATTCGCGCAAGAACATGCTCCTCGCTGCCAA GCAAATTTGCAAGGAGTTCACCGACCTGCTGACCCAGGACCGCTCACCGCTGGGCAACTCGCGACCGGCGCCCATCCTGGAGCCGGGTATCCAGGGATGCTTGACTCACTTCAGCCTCATCAGCCACGGATTCGGTTCACCGGCCATCTGCGCCGCAATGACGTCGCTGCAGAACTACCTGAACGAGGCCCTCAAACAGGTGGATAAGATGTACCTGAGCGCTGGCGGCGACACGGCGGGAGATGGCGGGAGCAAAGCGGCCGATAAACTGGACAAGCACCGGAAATGA